A region from the Paludicola sp. MB14-C6 genome encodes:
- a CDS encoding phosphate propanoyltransferase translates to MEKFIVETSARHLHVSQADLETLFGKGASLSNKKDLSQPGQFATNEKVTVVGPRGQLTMSILGPVRPETQIEVSLSDARTLGVTAPIRESGDIEGSAPCKLIGPAGEIELTKGVIVAKRHIHMTCGDATKLNVKDKDIVWVKIETPDRKTVFGDVVVRVSDKFALAMHLDTDEANAAQCAGVVYGEIIKL, encoded by the coding sequence ATGGAAAAATTTATTGTTGAAACATCTGCACGTCATCTTCATGTATCTCAAGCAGATTTAGAAACTTTGTTTGGTAAAGGTGCTAGCCTTTCTAACAAAAAAGATTTATCACAACCTGGTCAATTTGCAACCAATGAAAAAGTTACTGTTGTTGGCCCTCGTGGACAACTTACTATGAGTATCTTAGGTCCGGTTCGTCCTGAAACACAAATCGAAGTTTCTTTATCTGATGCAAGAACACTTGGAGTTACTGCACCAATCCGTGAATCAGGTGATATAGAAGGTAGTGCACCTTGTAAATTAATTGGTCCAGCGGGTGAAATTGAGCTAACAAAAGGTGTTATTGTTGCAAAAAGACATATACATATGACTTGCGGGGATGCAACAAAATTAAATGTAAAAGATAAAGACATCGTTTGGGTTAAAATCGAAACTCCAGACAGAAAAACAGTTTTCGGCGATGTTGTTGTTCGTGTATCTGATAAATTTGCATTAGCAATGCATTTAGACACTGACGAAGCAAATGCTGCACAATGTGCAGGTGTTGTTTACGGCGAAATTATCAAACTATAA
- a CDS encoding type II toxin-antitoxin system PemK/MazF family toxin codes for MSIKRGEIYYADLSPVIGSEQGGMRPVLIVQNDIGNKYSPTVIAAAITSQRDKSKLPTHIELPAENCGLQKNSIVLLEQIRTIDKKRLKEKMGALDSNSMNLIDTALSVSFGLNQRM; via the coding sequence ATGTCTATCAAACGAGGCGAAATCTATTATGCCGACTTAAGCCCGGTAATTGGATCGGAGCAAGGCGGTATGCGACCTGTTTTGATTGTACAAAATGATATTGGAAATAAATATAGTCCGACTGTCATTGCTGCTGCAATTACAAGTCAGCGTGACAAATCAAAGCTACCCACTCATATTGAATTACCTGCCGAAAATTGCGGTCTTCAAAAAAACTCTATTGTTCTTTTAGAACAAATCAGAACAATAGATAAAAAAAGATTAAAAGAAAAGATGGGTGCCTTAGATAGCAATTCAATGAATTTAATTGATACTGCATTATCTGTTAGTTTTGGGCTAAATCAAAGGATGTAA